A stretch of the Rosa rugosa chromosome 5, drRosRugo1.1, whole genome shotgun sequence genome encodes the following:
- the LOC133711972 gene encoding uncharacterized protein LOC133711972, protein MSFFPSNSQIQTEHSISRFQAAVLVGAPSYPNAIAWSDENLIAVASGHLVTILNPATLPFGPRGLITIQNGPPFPIGVIDRQDLFSDCLLPTIISRDHEPCVRSISWSPVGLAPNAGCLLAVCTTQGLVKLYRPPYCDFCAEWIEVADLSAKLYDYLASISFGEVPDGSLVRCDNREIEQGVQSVPTKEGKRRKAHISGKSSSNPYSKRYGQEVHTELDSDSDQMEERSSNQIVPSSKAKVKSVKKIQENSTLPQITVDQYATRSAMLTSLVVAWSSILQSRAKISSSPQHGSSLSLLAVGGKSGQVSVWRVSVPECYSVDQSRDPTTLMLIQIIQAHNSWITAISWALLDSDSSNPQFLLATASYNGSVKIWLAYYEQLLKSSEPNTTSFSLLKEVGTVDMVPVSALSVTVPAQCPQTMHLAVGKGSGFCEVWICNISGQKFHKISPHDGHSQIVTGLAWAFDGKILYSSSQDNFVRGWILNGSSLCEVPIPSNTPGLRSSTDLPDGFVSCFGVAVSPGNVAIAWVRNTDVDQLNPMYEARTQKAIVEFFWIGGQQVHVLSNNFLDRDTEAIPGSSEKELVDWETNIIWSLKQFETQDKPLVVWDIATALLAFRRSKPEYVDCVVIKWLSVSSLGSELNSSAENVLLYASRNFSKVTSRQLHLLNIICRRVILSEMKADEINNKLLNMEGVDGAEEEQLTLWINLLLNSERELRERLVGFTFSSFKSRMLASATNSQSRDWFPVGLTQMEQWVELNQDHVQDQLRVLAAEVRKHEQRLQLSNSIAAEKCSYCSASVPFESPEVAFCSKGHKLARCAVSMVVCPTTPIWFCMCCHRRALKMAPETLFAIPGPQCPFCGILLQRLQPDFLLSASPT, encoded by the exons ATGTCTTTCTTTCCCTCCAATTCCCAAATCCAAACCGAACACTCAATTTCACGCTTCCAGGCCGCCGTCCTCGTCGGTGCTCCCTCCTACCCCAACGCCATTGCCTGGTCCGACGAGAACCTCATCGCCGTCGCCTCCGGCCACCTCGTCACCATTCTG AATCCGGCGACACTGCCTTTCGGACCAAGAGGTCTCATCACTATCCAAAACGGACCTCCCTTTCCAATTGGTGTCATAGATAGACAAG ATTTGTTCTCTGATTGCTTGCTGCCTACGATTATATCAAGGGACCATGAACCCTGTGTTCGATCAATTTCGTGGTCTCCGGTTGGGCTTGCTCCGAATGCTGGCTGCTTGCTGGCTGTCTGCACAACCCAAGGACTTGTCAAGCTTTACCGCCCGCCGTATTGTGATTTCTGTGCCGAATGGATAGAG GTTGCGGATTTATCAGCCAAGCTTTATGATTATCTTGCGAGTATTAGTTTCGGGGAGGTACCAGATGGTTCTTTGGTACGGTGTGAT AACCGTGAGATAGAGCAGGGTGTACAATCTGTCCCTACAAAGGAGGGTAAGCGACGAAAAGCACACATATCTGGCAAAAG CTCTAGTAACCCTTATTCCAAACGCTATGGACAAGAAGTGCATACG GAGCTTGACAGTGACTCCGACCAGATGGAAGAAAGGAGTTCAAATCAGATTGTTCCATCATCAAAAGCTAAAGTAAAATCTGTCAAGAAGATACAAGAAAACTCTACCCTCCCTCAAATAACTGTGGATCAATATGCTACTCGTAGTGCAATGCTAACATCACTTGTAGTTGCCTGGTCATCGATACTGCAATCACGTGCCAAAATCAGTTCAAGTCCTCAACATGGTTCATCCCTGTCTTTACTTGCAGTCGGAGGGAAGTCGGGTCAAGTTTCTGTATGGAGAGTTTCTGTACCAGAGTGTTATTCTGTTGACCAAAGCAGGGATCCAACTACGCTGATGCTCATTCAAATCATTCAGGCACACAATTCATGGATCACAGCAATTAGTTGGGCTTTGCTTGATTCTGATTCGTCAAATCCTCAATTTCTATTGGCTACAGCAAGTTATAATGGAAG TGTGAAGATCTGGCTGGCATATTATGAACAATTGCTAAAGTCATCGGAACCTAATACCACTTCCTTTTCCTTGTTAAAGGag GTTGGAACTGTTGATATGGTTCCAGTTTCAGCACTTTCAGTTACTGTGCCTGCTCAGTGTCCACAGACAATGCACTTGGCAGTTGGCAAAGGTTCTGGCTTTTGTGAAGTGTGGATATGCAACATCTCTGGCCaaaaatttcataaaattaGTCCACATGATGGGCATTCCCAGATT GTTACAGGTTTAGCTTGGGCTTTTGATGGGAAAATTTTGTACAGCAGCAGTCAG GATAATTTTGTACGTGGTTGGATTCTAAATGGAAGTTCCCTGTGTGAAGTACCTATTCCTTCAAATACTCCTGGTCTGAGAAGCTCAACTGAT cttcCAGATGGATTTGTTTCTTGCTTTGGTGTGGCAGTGTCCCCTGGAAATGTTGCAATTGCGTGG GTTCGTAATACTGATGTTGATCAATTAAATCCAATGTATGAGGCAAG GACTCAAAAGGCCATTGTAGAGTTTTTCTGGATCGGGGGCCAGCAAGTTCATGTTTTGTCAAACAATTTCCTGGATCGTGATACTGAAGCTATTCCTGGCTCTTCTGAGAAGGAATTGGTTGATTGGGAAACCAATATTATATGGTCTTTAAAGCAGTTTGAAACTCAGGATAAGCCTCTTGTTGTTTGGGATATTGCTACAGCATTATTGGCATTTAGGCGTTCTAAACCAGAGTATGTAGACTGCGTAGTGATTAAGTGGCTCTCTGTTTCCTCTCTGGGATCTGAGTTGAACTCTTCTGCTGAAAATGTTCTGTTGTATGCCTCCCGAAATTTTTCAAAAGTCACTTCTCGCCAACTACAccttctcaatataatctgtaGACGCGTGATACTATCGGAGATGAAGGCTGATGAGATAAACAACAAACTTCTGAACATGGAAGGAGTGGATGGTGCTGAAGAAGAGCAACTGACTTTGTGGATCAATCTGCTTTTGAACAGTGAAAGAGAACTCCGTGAGAGGCTTGTGGGGTTTACATTTTCTTCTTTCAAAAGTCGAATGCTTGCTTCAGCCACAAATTCTCAATCTAGAGATTGGTTTCCTGTTGGACTGACACAAATGGAGCAGTGGGTTGAGCTTAACCAAGATCATGTGCAGGATCAACTGAGGGTCCTTGCAGCAGAAGTTAGGAAGCATGAGCAGAG GCTCCAATTGAGTAATTCCATAGCAGCAGAGAAGTGTAGCTATTGTTCAGCATCAGTTCCATTCGAATCTCCAGAAGTTGCCTTCTGCAGTAAAGGACAcaaactagcaaggtgtgccGTTTCTATGGTGGTTTGTCCTACCACTCCCATATGGTTTTGCATGTGTTGTCATAGACGAGCTCTCAAAATGGCGCCAGAGACTCTATTTGCAATCCCTGGTCCACAGTGTCCCTTCTGCGGGATACTGCTGCAGAGACTACAACCGGATTTTCTACTTTCTGCATCACCGACTTAA